Part of the Arvicanthis niloticus isolate mArvNil1 chromosome 2, mArvNil1.pat.X, whole genome shotgun sequence genome, TTGAAAGGTAATGAGAAGTGAGGCAAGAGAGATAAcagaaaattattaaatgtatttttaagtctataaatttatattttgcagATTTGTGTAATTAATTGataagattattttataatctaattattaaaatgattatCGAATAAaaccatatattaaaatatttcaatatatttttactatttaaattatttatgtttacaCAAACTAAATTTGattatggttttatattttactgtatAATTATCTATTAAGtgttaaatatttttgttctgtAGGCACATATTTACAAACATATCTATATACTAATTTACATAGACTTTGAAGACCTTCTGGGACaatgtaattacataatttccttcttgttttaaaatcctttaaatcaatttttttcttttattgattttaatgATCAATTTAATTTAGCAAGTTTTACCATGCTTCATATCATTAATGCATATGTTTACATGACTGAATGACTCCTGTGCTCATATGTACAAACTTTTAGCATTTTGTAAACTTTTGGCCTCTgacatggagaaaacaaaattcattGTGCAGAAATCACCCCATGAGTATTTAAAAGGTTCAGTGAATTGTGTTTTGTTGAGATTTACAGTAGAGATACAAGTGACTTAAAactatcttctttttttaaaaaaaataactataatttttcacattaaaatttaCCAGTGGTGGAAGTATAGATTTCATGTTAAAATTCTGAAATATTAAGAAAGAGTGTTTCATGTATGTATGGCTAAAGGAGAATTCCTATACAAGTTTGTATTTTTTGCTATAACAATTTGAAAGTGAAGTGAATTCCACCTATATTCATGAGTCTTTGAAAATAGAAATTGGTGAACAAACAGATCCTGGACTATGGTAATATCAATGGAAATACTAAAATGGAAGGGGGAGGAAATTTTCATGGAACCTTACCCTAAACAGATCCTAGGTAATTAATGCATTGCTGGGAAGAAGGAGAATTAGCTTCTCCCAGGGATATGACTGTTAAAGGTTGTCTCATGCAGAGTGAttatccctgaaaacatatataaacaaaaaaatggcCCCAGAGGTTGTGTTTTTCTAATTGTGTATGGATTATTACACTTGTaagaacaataataaatgaaaaataggCTATCAAGTTGTGAGTTTGTGTAGTGGCACATGGGAGAGatttaaggaaggaaagatagaGGGGAAGATGATTCaatctacacatacatacatacatacatacatacatacatacattaaaatattttaaaagaaaatgcagaataatgaaaataaatttttaagtatAATTTGAACAGAGTGatggaaaattatttaaataacaaGGCTACTTTAGATGCTggatttttaactttataaatacATCCAATAAGTaagtgtaattatttttttattttacctcaTATAGTAAAATATCACCACTTTCATCATATTATTTATCATTGTTTATCCCATTACCTAGGTGGTCAGGTTGCTCTAAGAATCAAATATAAACACAGCTCTATAGGAACTTTCCTGGGAAATATATAAATCAAAGCCAAATGGAAAGGATCGCTTCAGCTGTGAATGTCCACAAGATTCCGTTAAAGAACATGACTGAAGCTACCATGTTTATACTGTTGGGCTTCacagatgactttgaactccaaGTCTTCCTATTTTTACTATTTCTTGCTATTTATCTCTTTACTCTGATAGGAAACTTGGGACTGGTTGTTTTGGTCATTGGAGATTGTCAGCTACAAAACCCCATGTATTATTTCCTAAGTGTTTTGTCTTTCCTGGATGCCTGCTATTCTACAGTTGTTACACCCAAAATGTTGGTCAACTTTCTAAGTGAAAATAAATCCATTTCATTCCTTGCATGTGCAACCCAAATGCTTCTCTTTGTTACTTTAGGAACCACGGAATGCTTTCTGCTGGCTGCAATGGCATATGATCGATATGTTGCCATCTACAAACCACTTCTCTATGCAGTGACCATGTCACCCAGAGTATACCTGCCACTCATCATTGCTTCATATGCTGGTGGGGTTGTGCATGGTGCTATACATACGGTGGCCACTTTCCGTCTGTCCTTCTGTGGATCCAATGAAATTAGGCATGTCTTCTGTGACATCCCTGCATTGCTTGCTCTTTCTTGttctgatacacacacaaacgAACTTCTACTCTTGTACTTGGTGGGACTGATTGAAATTGTCACCATCTTGATTGTTCTGGTCTCCTATGGATTCATCCTCTTTGCCATTCTGAACATGCATTCtgctgagggaaggaagaaagtgtTCTCTACATGTGGCGCTCACCTCACTGGAGTTTCTATTTACCATGGTACAATCCTTTTCAGCTATATGAGGCCTAGTTCCAGCTATGCTTCAAATCATGACATGGTAGTGTCAATATTTTACACCATTGTGATACCCATGCTGAATCCTATCATCTACAGTTTGAGAAACAAAGATTGTAAAAGTAGCAATTAAGAAACTGTGGAGAAAATGTGATTTGTAATCAAAGTACAGttgtaacaaaacaaaatgaagttgtTAATTCCAATTTACATGAAATATACATTGTTACAAATTACAAACATTTCATGCTTTAATTTGTAGTGTGTTATATGTTCATGATTATATTAAAAGCATCGATCTTATTTCTCATATagcatttttaaatgatgaaaaatttTCTCCTGTATATCAAATTACATTGAACCAATTTATAACTATTTTATGTCAAGTTGTTCTTAGgtataaatatatgatttttatttatttctattaagTAGAGACTGTTGACTCAAGAGCCTTTGATTAAATGATTGTCAAGTAACTTGTGCTAAACTGCTAACATGCATTATGTAACATATCTTCATTCAAGATTCCTTATGAAGAAATTCTCATAGAGTacttttttctcagaaaattttcaCAGAATGACATTCATTCAAGCTGAAACATGCAACTTGTGTCCTTGAATGTATCTTTGcatctttttttctattaaaaaattattttcttggcaCTCACATGAATTGATTAGATCCATCATAAACCTATTGCAATACAGTTATAATATTTGTTGATGATTCTTGTTACTGGTGCtcttaaaatggaataaaagcaacataaaatataaaagtaagaaataaaatacacacacagaagcatacacacacatatacatataaatatacatacatatatgtacacatatatgtttgtgtgtgtatttgcatgtgtgtattatgtatacatatatgtatatttatttctgtgtacaTATGGGCTTCCCTGAGAGTGGATACAATAGACTTCTGTCTGGGACCCCTGTCATCCTTGATCCTCACTCAGTTGGTAGACTTGTTTTTCACTGTCTTTTTGTCTATCTATGAGATACAATCATGTATTGTCATTCAGGAAAATTTTATATCCTTGTAAAAAGTACAAGAATGAAAacgggactgtccaggtgttcagtggtctctataaattggctaagttttagaagctatgcttagtgcttcccataatttcagttaactcagccattctggattccTGACggagttgaaaacttacagtctcatagccaatcctggctatttaccttaagagaaaagatttgagtggatggttttcaactgacattctttctaaacccaagaaaaaaagccaggttcagaactaagtgttttagttagaagagatgattgaggttctggttagtcaacaaaatgatggactgcatATTAGGATTCTCTCGTACCTCACTGATAGTCGTACCTCACTGATagaaataggcataattatgctctaattgtatttagagagaaaagttttattttaacagcaaGGGTGATTTGTAGGAGCCaaaggggaaggagtaccgagaggaagagaaggagtaaggagaggagaagaagaaggaaaagagaagctaggtgatgagagagagagagagaaaggggagggggcatggaggcagatgttcacgtgtcttcaccagtcaaagagagtttatatatctaagttgggtattgggttacacttctgattgagcaataccaaacttataaagcctttgattaacattttaaaaattgtataaaagcaaaaaggaaaagggagcatgggataggggttttctagggaggggaaatggggaaagggaaaggcatctgaaatgtaaataaaatatccaataaaaaataaacaaaagaaaacaaacatattatattattatatccacccacttctttattttttatttactttaattttatcctaatatttttcttctttagtagAAATTTATGTAGAAATCAACATATCTTCCAAGGAAACACTTATTTACATCcaagtttattttattctctgataATCAGAAAAATCTAACCAAAATCATTATAATTAAagaatgttttacttttaaaagaatttgttggactggagagatggatcactggctgttcttccaaagtaCTGAGGTTTAgttttcagcatccacatgacacCTCACAATTGtatgtaactcaagttccagggaatTTGATAAACTCACGGCAAAGCATATAAAAATCATTTGTTACATTtattcactctgtgtgtgtgtgtgtgtacatgtgtgtgcatgtgtgtgtgtgagttagtgtgtgtgtgtgtgtgtgtgtgtgtgtgtgtgtgtgtgtgcatgcacatgcacacttgaATGCCATGGTACATGGTGGATGCCAGAGGATGGCTTAAGGACAGGGgttcattctctccttctaccattgatctcactgagctatcttcagATTGGTCAGCACCAGGCCCTTATCTCTATCAAGAACATCATCAACTATCTGTCTCATAAGGCcacaatattctttttatttgattgttttttataGGCTTATACTTTTCTAATGTTTAcaaattatttcttctgttttttttgagattgtaatataattagatctccttcttttctgtcttccaaaCAACTTCTCCCACACAATCCCTCTtcactttctttcaaattcatgttttaCATGGCCACTCGTTACAAGTTCCACTCCTACATATAACacccagaaatacacacacacatacacatacacacacacacacacacacacacacacacacacacactagagagagagagagagagagagagcagagagagagagaagagagagagagagagacagacagagagacagagagagacagagagacaacacagagagagaaacacacataccgtgagaaagagggaggaaagaaagggagagatggagagagagaaacaccacaatagtattctttttttaaaaataaaatttgaaatgtgacTTTGAGATCTATGAAAATGATTATCTTGATAACAGTGGTTCCTTGTTTCACTTGATCAATCATGCAGGGAGACTTCATTCATTTCTACTATTAAATAAGGTttgctggcaaaaaaaaaattgcactgGGTGAGTTTACTCAGTTCAAGAAAGACAAATGTATCATGTGTtctctatcatgtgggtcctaacTCAGTCAAGAAGACAATGTATCATGCATtctctatcatgtgggtcctagtTATGTATGTTTAACATGGAGgccttaaaatttataaaattaggaAAAGGTCAGCGAGGAGGAATCTCTTAAGGGAAATGGATATAGAGAATGGAGGTGCAATTAAGTTCAAGAAAGATtttgacagaacaaagaaattaatAGTCATGGATGGAGGGCTGTGCATTTAAAAATCAGTATAGAAACGTAAAGCTAACATTAAATAAACTatgtaaaaaagaattaaagaaaaagatccTGCTGGCTAAATAACGCTATTCCTAGAAACTATGAGTTACTAGTGTAAGGAGTGAGATGCATCCATAGAAATGATTGGTTATAGAAGCCCAAAaggcttcaaaaaaaaattaacagttcTTATCATTCCTCTTATACTGTACACCAGAAACAGATAATAAAACCCTATTACTAAAGGCAGCATAAGTCAGAGTTACACTGTATTAAAAAATCAAGCTGTAACTACTCTGGATATTTCTTGATAACTACTAGTTTAAACAGTACTAGATGGTCTTTGGAGGCTGATGAGGGAAAAGGCATCAACATTTTTAAACAACTTTTGATTCTACAAACTACAATACCAACCTTGCAAGAAAGATGTACCCATTGATGCAATAGTGGTATGACTGTTGTATACTTAATTAACTGTTCTCTGATTTGACTTAATTGAGGTAGGACTCACTATATACTCTTCAATACTGAATTACTGGTTTCTGAAAGATTCTGGAGAGTGGAAGTCATTATCTTCAGGTGTGTACTATAGTTGGTCCCAACAAAGTTCTGCAATAACTGAGAGCGttttctttaatctcagtacattctcaacagaaaaataatacatgGATTTCTTACATTGTAAAAGATAGAAAATCCAGATAGAAAACTTACCATCATCTCACAAATTCCCTTCTAAAAGCCTTATATTATTAaaactctcttttaaaaataacatctcAATTAAGTCCCATAGCAGAACACTTGTATTAATAGGTCACATGCTCAAATTAAAATATTCCATCTCATTTTAAACTCATAAACTTCCTACATGAAAACCAAATTTAATCTATTCAAATTGGTTCAAATAATCTTTATTCTCTCCAACATAAATTCAAAAGTTTAGTTAAATTATATAGCAGACGATCCAACAGTATCCtaattaagatatatatatatatatatatatatatatatatatatatataatatatatatatatattatcagcTCTTATGCATTGAAGTAGCATGCTATGGCATTCCTGGGCCCAGGCTACTGCATCACACTGATGTCTGGATAGTCCTCAAATCTTAGGAGTTATTCTACTTTTTGGTATCAATTTAGCATTATCACAGTAGATACTCTGTTTAATATATTTAGCTCTATAGCTGTTCATTTGTTCTACTATTAGGCCTACTATAAGGGAGAGTGATGCAGGCATTCCATTCTGTAACAATAGCTATTAATAGTGGATGTGTTCATGTCATGGGAAACTATTGTTATAAAAGAATGAAGGTTCTTTAATAATGCTACCTCATGCTAGGTCTGCAATATTCACTAATGTGAGGCAACAAATTTGCCTGAACATTACTAGTTATGGATGGGAGACAAAGGCAGTGATCATAACTGTGGACCATGAGCTTTAAAGCCCTTAATATAACTAACTGGGATTTCTAGATCTCGATAAGAACCTTTGGTTTGGTGATAGAGTGTGAACATATATATGTCTTGTTGAACATACTAAAATTGTGCAGCAGGTAGGAGTGGGCATATaaggacagtgtttctctgtgttgcttctgcttccctgaaactcattctgttgaccaggctggctttaaatacAGAGATTCATGTGCTACTACCTTTACAGTTctttgattaaaggcatgcaccaccactgctaaAATTTGTGGGTTGATGgattagaaaacatatttttttatggGATAATCAAACTAAGTAGCAGTAACTATCTGATTCTTAGTGAATTAGTTCAAGGGCAATTAAACTCTTGTAACAATCCTTGAGCTAATTCTCAAAACATAATTGAAACAGCACAAGAGAGCATTGCTCTAACTTATTCAGAGGCTGAATCTAGGGGACTTTAAAAAGTAGCTACCAGAACAACTAGGTGACACTTCAAACAGTTGGACACTTCAAACATTGCTACCTCCCGTCTCAGTGTACCTTGTTTGCCATCTAAAATTAACGCTGAGATGTCCTTTTGACCTAGTGAGAGTTTTATTGGAACATTTCCTTGCCCTTACTTTTCTTTTACTACCCCTCAAAGCTGCCTACAATCTCACAGGTTTTCTATGCCCCTCATGGTTTTTATAACACCACATAACTCTTTTCCACTCCTGTTGCCGTTAATAGAACCTCAATCTGGAGCTCAGTTTATCATTGCCTTATACCAAGTTTAGGCCTAATTGGAAAACCCTGGTATCAGGTTCTGAGTCTCCTCAGGCCATTAGTGCTGACTCCAATGACTGTGGAAACAACTCACTAAACACTGGCCTTTTCAGGTCCTCCCTGAGTTCAAAGAATGTCCTTGATTATAGACTGACAAAATCGTTTTAACCTCCCCCAATCCCATCCATGGGAACAGTGACAACCATACCATTGGGATTCATCTTATGAAACCTCTAGCCTAACCAATTGGCATCCAATGTTAAAGGTCCCAAATTTATTTACTTGGCAACTAAATAAGGCCTGATTCCTGTAGATAAGTGAACCAAATGTCCCCATATAAGACTATTATGCATACCTCAAGATTTGTAAGTTAAACAATTTGTAAAATCCATTATAAAAGACTTAACTTAAAACTCATATCACAGGGCTGATAGTTAAAAAATCTATATTCAGGTAATCTTAAAGAAACCATGTGATATATCAGCATTTTGGGAAACAAGCAACCTGTGTCTTGCTACCATATTTGTTGCAATCcctgacagagacagaggcagctaCATGACTGTCAGTAAACTTTTCTAGTGTTGGAGAGGCTGGATGCTATGTGACTTCACTGTCACATTGATTAAAGTTGACCACATGGTGCAAGCTAACCAAGGATGGTAACAATAGGtcttcagaatattttatattggAATAAATTTTATGTGGTAATTCTTTTCCTGAGATTAAAGTAATAgataaaaaatcatttaaaaatacttactaaaattagaattttaaagCAGCATTTCATCACATTCAGTAAAGAATTCCAAGTAATCACCAGAACAAAATTAGAGACTATCTCAATTACTAGATTGCCTTAGAGTATCTTTCTTACAATGTATCAAACTTAATCCTGAGACCCCAGATGAGAAACAACTTCTTATGACTTTACTCTTTTGCCTATTTGCTCAAAGTTTCACAGACACTAGAGCCAAACTTAAACACCTAGAGAGGGTATATCTGACTCCATAGTGAGAAGTCTTTGCAATGGCCTTCAAGATATACCATGTTAAGAGATGAAAAAGTTTCTAAACAAAAAATGTCCAGTGTTCCTTAAATACTTTCAGCTGGCTACAGTAACTGTCACTTCCAAAAGCCCCAAGGATCTTTGAGTCCCTGTTTTATATTTGTTCAGGAAGGCCAAGCCTGTGCATGCCAAAGCCCTCATAACAACACCCAACAGTGTCCAAGATGTCATCAAAAGGGAAATTGGATTATTAGCCACACCCATAACCTTCATAGAATCAGATATATTAGACATGATCACATTTCAGCCATCCTCTTAGGTTTGACCACTGGTGACTGAGTGGGTTCAGCCTTTCTGGAACTGACCACTGCCATCTCCAGTAAGGAGCAAGGAGCCACAGGTAGTAATCATGATATTGGGGTGATCCATGTCCTTCCTTTTGTAAACTAAGACCACTACTcagttgttgggagccgcagtgagcgtgtcagcatttgccattacaagatggtgcggacatcctgtcctcccactagtaaacaactgactgcacaggtgcaaaaggcaaaaagcgcgccaaagtcactgcccatcccggggcgtaatatggggtgatgagtgaacagccaatcagaagtaaacacgccactctagggtacatatagcagtgcctttcccgggctttgggtctttccgcttctgcttatacaagaagtaaagcctcgttgtagtaaccacccgaacactgcctcacatgtctttttccgcgggcgaaggggacacggggGGCTCGGAATACTCAGTCCTGATagagttttggggacccacatCTCCTTTTATTCCCCCTATTGTTAAGGTGGGGATATAACCTTACCAACCTCAGGAAACCCCACCAATAGATTCAATTGCAGGAAGGGGGGGGGTATACACCTTACCCAGCCAGTTCTTCCTAATGTTACCAACCTGTCCCTTTCTTTTGGTGGTAAGTGATCTCTTAACCATAGTGGGAGCTATTCTTCTCCTCTTACAAACCACATAACCTGGCAGAACTTTTGCTTTACTGGGATCTCAAGTGAAATTTAAACTGGGTCTTCAAGTGAGTCCTTAAATGCCTCTATAACCAAACATCATCCCTTTCTTGTAATCCATTTATAAAACCCTACCAATTACAGCAACAAAGCTCAATACTAACTCTCTCTTTAAAGTCATAAGGAGACTTAAGACTTATTTATGACCTCTTAAGAGAAGGCCTTTCATGCCAAATGACTTTATTTGCCTTTTTAGCCATCTCATACTcacagttaaacaaacaaacaaacaaacaaacaaaacccaaacaaacaaacaaacaaatctcaccaaaacaaaactcaatgTACCTCTTACTTGGTTCGAAATCTTCAAATTATCAACTACAGTGGTTCTTCTCAAACCCCtatattttctcttctaccatCCACTCAgaatcttctcatttctctgtcctAGACCTCAAGAGTGCATTTTCTCCCATTCCTCTTAATCAAcagttataaaatatctttgcCTTTGCTTGTACTGACCTGGACAGCCACCTTGGTACTCAATTTACCTGGATCATCCTATGCCAGATATTCTGGGAGAGCCCATAGTTATTTTCACAGACTTTGGCCTCTAacttattctctttgtttatttcttgagtCTAAGATTATGAAATGGGCCATCTTGGACTAACAGAGACTGATCAAACAACAATAGAGCATGCAGTGGCTGTACCTAGGACCCCTACAgatttgtagcaaatgtgaagCTTAATCTTCGTGTGAGTCCCCTAAAAATTGAAGCAGAGGCTGGCTATGACTTTATTGTTTACCATTGGATCCTTTTCCTTAAGTGTACTTCATAGTTTGGCCAGAGTTAAAGAGGATTCAATTAAGCCTAATAAAACTGGATATTCCAGAGTGGGATTGTATAATACGGGCTTTTTCACTTCTCTGAGAGAAGAGGATGAGTTTAGGGTGAGGTACATTCAACAGTGGCACTGAGTAGAGAAGGGTGTGGGAGAGCAGAGATTATAATGTAAAGtgactaaacaaataaattataaattatataactatCTTTACCTCTGTAGTATGTTCCTACAAATGAGCCATTCTGACACCTCTACTCCATTAAAATTCCTATCTGGGTAGGAGTGTAGTTTCATACTCTAATGTCAAGCTGTCTATCACTCCAGTTACTTATCTAAAACTGGCTGTTACTCCAACACACAAGGCTAAATAGAAAACAATTGAGCCATTCACAGTTCCCACCAAGGACAAAATTATGTCCTTCCTAGGaatgtctgctttttttttgtttgtttgtttttggttttttttttttttcttggttttcactTGTGGTTAcagtattttactttatttttttatattttatttacatttcagatgccatccccttccccatttcccctccctagaaaacccctatcccatgccccacttttcctttttgcttttacacattttttaaatgttaatcaaaggctttataagtttggtaatgctcaatcagaaatgtaacccaatacccaacctagatatatcaactacctttgactggtggagacacatgaacaactgcctccctgtctcccccctgtttctctctctttctctctctcatcacctagcttctcctttccttttctcctcctctccttactccttctcttcctctcattactcctcccaccttagttcctcttacatatcacccttcttgttaaaataaaacttttctctcaaaatataattagagcataattatgccaatttgtgccagtgaggtacaagatagtcctaatatccagtccatcattttgttgactaaccagaacctctgtcatctctccttgctaaaacacttagttttgaacctggcttttttcttggctttagaatgaatgtcagctgaaaaccatccactcaaatcttttctctcaaagtaaatagccaggattggctatgagactgtaggtTTTCAACCTcctcagaaatctagaatgactgagttaactgaaattatgggaaacactaaacatagcttctaagacttagccaatttatagagacctctgaacacctggaaagcccctatactactgaacgttggagcatcataccttcagccttctggcccagaatcatctgacagaccttagtgatgcagaattattaagggctgattactctgtctaggcagatgtctGCTTTCTTATCCTgggttttccttccttctataTTCTTGTTTGTCCTCTATATGAGGTATTTCTTGTCTCTTCCCATAAACCCCTTCTTGCATCAATTGCTAAGTCTTTTCATAAGCTTCAAAGTGCCTTCCAAGTCCAAACCACTAATCAACAGGACAAACTAGCCTTTCATAGGCAAAGAGATTCTGGCACTCTTAATCTTTCTTTCAATCTGACTTAAGCTCTTGATTTGACTCTCCTAAATTATGAATggattctttgtttctgtttgctttggtCACCCACCATGTTTGATTTTAAATTCTAGAGTCTGTCTTCAGTTACCTCTTCATGCCACCTTCTCTAGTCATTTGTCTTTATTTGGAGCCACATATACTTCCCAGGGTTCAAACTACATGGGCACCTCCCTGCTAGTAACCTCTGTGGCCCCACCAGGTAGGTGACCCTCTAGTTACTAAGATAACCATTCCTCTCCTTCACACATTTTCTTTGCCTCCTCTCTGTAGGAAGTGTGCTAAGTCTAGCAGGTTCCTAATAGGCAGTTCTGGGTCCCTGAGATCTTGTCCCTCCTGAACTCCAGATTCCTTCTTCAATACTTTCCTCTGCCATCCTGGGCCTTACTCTCTTAATACTAACAGCTTGACCTCAGTACAGCTTAATGTCCAAACTAAGCATGCTAAACTTTCAAACTCTTTCATATGTTTCCACCTTTTACTACTATACAAACAAGTAATacaaacatcttttatatctaaacttgctcttcttatttatttctccCCATCTACTCCTGTTTGGGGAAATAGTTTCATATGGATATTTAACATCAAAGATAAACACTACTTTAACCAGCAGTTTATCCTAATAAGGTTGGAAAATTGTTTGATATCAGGCTTTTAAATGTCAATTTAATTATGTATACCTCTTATTAATTTCTTATTCACCAGCTTTAAATCCCATACCTGTTTCTCCTATGATGACTGAAAGACTTTTGTCAAAGATAATTATGATGACAAAAGTTGAATAATAATTTCTGTACTTTCATCTTTGGATGTGGGCAATAAAGAATGAAACTATTTCCAAAGCTTCACTGAACTATATCATAAACATAGTCCAGGCAATGGACAGTATatagaagagggaagagggttATGC contains:
- the LOC117704252 gene encoding olfactory receptor 5T3-like — its product is MERIASAVNVHKIPLKNMTEATMFILLGFTDDFELQVFLFLLFLAIYLFTLIGNLGLVVLVIGDCQLQNPMYYFLSVLSFLDACYSTVVTPKMLVNFLSENKSISFLACATQMLLFVTLGTTECFLLAAMAYDRYVAIYKPLLYAVTMSPRVYLPLIIASYAGGVVHGAIHTVATFRLSFCGSNEIRHVFCDIPALLALSCSDTHTNELLLLYLVGLIEIVTILIVLVSYGFILFAILNMHSAEGRKKVFSTCGAHLTGVSIYHGTILFSYMRPSSSYASNHDMVVSIFYTIVIPMLNPIIYSLRNKDCKSSN